The nucleotide sequence CCGCAGGGGTCGTGGAGGCGGTATCGGGCAAAATATATAGATATCCATACCGAACCATCGTACGGTGAGATCACAGAAAGACTGGCACCGTTTGCGCGCGAATACAAGGTGTTCGACAAGGCAGGCTATTCCGCGTATCGGGCAGACGGGTTCGCCGAATGGACAGGCGAAGTGGCGCGTCTTGTCGTCTGCGGAGTGATAGCCGAATGTTGTGTGTTGGCGACGGTGCTCGAAGCTGCCGAGCGAGGCAGTGATATCATTTGTCTGACTGATGCGTGGGCAAGCACGTCCGTTGATAAGCTTCGCATGGCAGAAGTGATACTGTCGGAGGATTTTGCTCCGCATGTGACGCTGATGCAGGCAGACGACTATCGTCGCGAGAATAAAAAAGACTGACGAACAAGTCGTCAGTCTTTTGTCGTTCTTAGTGATGGAAGAGGCGAAGGCCTGTGAATGCCATTGCGATGCCGTATTTATCGCACGTTTCGATAACATTGTCATCGCGGATCGAGCCGCCCGCCTGTGCGATGTACGTTACACCGCTTCTGTGAGCGCGTTCGATGTTGTCGCCGAACGGGAAGAATGCATCGGAACCGAGCGATACGCCCGAGAGCGTCTGGATCCAATGTTTTTTCTCTTCGCGCGTAAGAGGCTCCGGTTTTTCGGTGAAGAACTGCTGCCATACGCCTTCTGCGAGAACGTCCATATAATCATCGGAAATGTAGACGTCGATCGTGTTGTCGCGGTCGGGGCGACGGATCGAGTCTTTGAACGGGAGCGCGAGCACCTGCGGATGCTGGCGGAGCCACCAGATATCAGCTTTGTTGCCGGCAAGGCGCGTGCAATGTACGCGGGACTGCTGGCCT is from Selenomonadales bacterium and encodes:
- a CDS encoding isochorismatase family protein; the protein is PQGSWRRYRAKYIDIHTEPSYGEITERLAPFAREYKVFDKAGYSAYRADGFAEWTGEVARLVVCGVIAECCVLATVLEAAERGSDIICLTDAWASTSVDKLRMAEVILSEDFAPHVTLMQADDYRRENKKD